ATTCAGAGCAGGGCGTCCAGGTGTTCTCCTACCTCGCTGCGCTCGTCAACGAACTCAAGGTTGCGCCTTCGGCCGCTGACACCAATACGAACGGCGATTTCGCGCGTGACCTGTTTATCCAGGGTAAGCTCGGCCTCTTCCAGAGCGGCCCGTTTAGCCTCAAGACGATCCACGACTCGGTCGACGGCGCCTTCGAGTGGGCTATCGCCCCCATGGTGGCGGGCCCGAAGGGGGCGAAGTCGCTCGTGCACGGCGTGGTTGCCGCGGGTAACGCGAAGCGCGAGGACCAGGAGTCGGTTGTGAAGCTTCTCGAATGGCTCGGCTCGAAGGAGGGGCAGCTGCCCCTGGGCGAGCAGGGAATTTCGTTCCCCGGCCACGTGGATGCGCAGCAGTCCTTCGTGGACTTCTGGAAAGAGCAGGGCGTCGACGTTGAGCAGTTCATTGAAGCGGCGAAGAACCCTGGCCCCGCGGATACCGGCGCAAAGTCCCTCGCCGGCCTCAATGCCGTAATGCCCGTCTTCCAGGAGATCTTCGCGGGCAATCTCTCCGCCGAGGAAGGTGTCAAGAAGGCCCAGGAAGAGGGTAATGCCGCGATGGCGTGAGCCCCGCGGTTTAGGCGAAAATTGCCTCGCTCCACCTCGTTGACTCGAGACCGAGCTCTTCGGTGAGCGCTCCGGGCGCGAGGCGTGATGGCGAGTCCCACAGATATCGTTGCTGAGAAAGCGAACGGAGTGTGGGGCTCGCCATCCCCGTTAAAGAGAGTGCCCATGCTGGGATTGTGCGAATCTTCGGCTCGCTCACGTTTGCGCGGGTGGAGACGATGCGCGCCAGTTCGCAGAAGGTGACCGGTGTGGGGGAGGGGGCGTTGAGCATCACGCTCGAGTCGCCCGCGAATACGCGCGTGTGCTCTCGGGCCACGAGGATCATGGCATCGGCGAGGTCCGACACGAACGTCATGGCGTGAGGGATGTCGGGGCCTCCGAATGCCCAGCATGTTTTTCCCGTGAGGGTGGGGTTCACGATGCTCATCGTGGGCACCGACGCCTTCGCGGAGGCGCCTTTTCCCACGAGGTCGGCGGCAACGACACTCGCGGTGTGCGCCGCATGTGCCGTGCGAGCTTCGAGGAGCTCGGCGCGCACGTCCCCGAGAGGAGAGCACGGGTGTATCGGCGCTCCCTCGTGCAGGTCGTGCGCCTGTGTTCCGAACGCGTAGACGGATTCGGGGAAGATAACGGGGATGCCAAGGCTTTCGGCGACGTCCATGACCGCTTGCTCGCGGTGGGGCAGTTCCTCTCGCCAGGCCTTTGCGGTGTAGGGCGCGTGGATGCAGTGCATGATCGCGTCCGCGCCGCGCGCTTCACGTTCGAGCAGAGCGCGCTTGCCTGCGTCGCCCGCAATGACGCGCACCCCTTCGATTGGGTGTGCGCTGCGCCGGATAACTGTCACATCGTCGCCCGTTGTGCGCAGTGACCTGACGATTGCGTTGCCGATTTGCCCAGCCCCCGTGACGAGAATCTTCACAACAGCCCTCCAAAATGTGATCAGTGCTCTCGTTTAAGGAATATAGGTGCTCGCACCCTTAAAAACAAGAGCACTGCTCTCGCTATCGATTTCGAGTCTGTTCAATGCGAGGATGGACGCATGAGTGAACGCCGAAGCCGCGCCGAGAATCGGCGGCGCATGGAAACTGAAATCCTGCGCCTTGCCAGGCAGCAGCTCGAGGAAAAAGGCCCCGCAGACCTCTCATTGCGGGAAATTGCCCGAGACATGTCGGTCGCGTCATCGGCCCTATACAGATACGTGCGCGACCGCGATGAGCTGCTCACGCTCCTCGTCATCGACGCCTACACCGACCTTGCTGATGCCGTTGACGACGCCTTGGGTCTGGACCCAGAAGAGCGGGGTGGCGCAGAAAGCCCCGAGGGCCTCGGAACGTTCGCGCGCGCCATGCGCTCATGGGCGCTCGCAAACACAGCGCGATGGGGCCTCGTGTACGGCACACCCGTTCCCGGCTATACCGCGCCAGCCGAACGCACAATCGCACCGGGTACTCGGCTACTCGCCCGCCTCGCGCGAATCGTCGCGTCCGGCACTTCCGTCGGCGCAAACCCGAGCGACACGTATGCCGCTTTCCTCGAGGGTGGGTTGGAGGACGTGTTCGGGGCCGTTGGCCGGCACGCTCTCGACAACGCGGAGGCCGAGATAGGAGAAGACTGCGCAATAGACCGCGGCGAGGCCACTCGACGCGCGGCGACCACGATCGACCTCTGGTGCGCGCTACTCGGCACGATCAGCGCCGAGGTTTTCGGACAGCTCGGTCCGGGCCTCGACGAAGTAGGCGGGGAGATTCTCGAGCGGCTCGTCGAATCGTGGACCGCGATGCTCTTTCCCGAGGCTGCAACGAGTAATCGCTAGGCGAAACTCCACGGCTCGCGCGTATTCGTGCGCAGCCGGTAGAGGCTCGTGGTAGCCGTAATGAACAGGTCTTGGCCGCTCTCACCGCCGAAACAGAGATTAGACACCACTTCTGGAACGGGCGCATGGGCGATCAGGGAACCGTCGGAATCGAACACGCTCACCCCGTCCCCGCCGGAGGACCACACGCGGTCCTCTTCGTCGACGGTGATGCCATCGGGAACTCCGGCCGCGGGGCAGGCAAACGGACGCCCGCTGCCCTTGACGACCGCGTTGTCGGCGTCGAGGTCGAAGGCCCAAATGTGGTGGCGGC
The window above is part of the Dermabacter vaginalis genome. Proteins encoded here:
- a CDS encoding NAD-dependent epimerase/dehydratase family protein, with the translated sequence MKILVTGAGQIGNAIVRSLRTTGDDVTVIRRSAHPIEGVRVIAGDAGKRALLEREARGADAIMHCIHAPYTAKAWREELPHREQAVMDVAESLGIPVIFPESVYAFGTQAHDLHEGAPIHPCSPLGDVRAELLEARTAHAAHTASVVAADLVGKGASAKASVPTMSIVNPTLTGKTCWAFGGPDIPHAMTFVSDLADAMILVAREHTRVFAGDSSVMLNAPSPTPVTFCELARIVSTRANVSEPKIRTIPAWALSLTGMASPTLRSLSQQRYLWDSPSRLAPGALTEELGLESTRWSEAIFA
- a CDS encoding TetR/AcrR family transcriptional regulator, translating into MSERRSRAENRRRMETEILRLARQQLEEKGPADLSLREIARDMSVASSALYRYVRDRDELLTLLVIDAYTDLADAVDDALGLDPEERGGAESPEGLGTFARAMRSWALANTARWGLVYGTPVPGYTAPAERTIAPGTRLLARLARIVASGTSVGANPSDTYAAFLEGGLEDVFGAVGRHALDNAEAEIGEDCAIDRGEATRRAATTIDLWCALLGTISAEVFGQLGPGLDEVGGEILERLVESWTAMLFPEAATSNR